A region of the Thiomicrorhabdus sp. genome:
AAGTAGAGGTTACTGTACTGATTGTGAGTGATAAACGGGGTAATGCCGAACAAGCTGCAACGCTTTATCAATTAGACAATGAAGTATTAAATCAACGAAAACCAACCGCTGATATGGCATTGGTTGGCTATCGAGAAAAAGGTATGGGACGACCAACCAAACGTGATAGAAGAAAAATTGATTCTTTTGAACTTTAATTTATAGAATTTTTATTGGTTTAAGTTTTATTTTGTGGAGAGAAAAATGAAAAAAATTATAGTATCTAGTGTATTGGGTGGAATGGTTGCTATGTCGCCATTTGCAAGTAAAGCATCTGAATTAAATTCTGTAGGAGTTGGTATTAATTACGGTTTATTCGCTGGGCCTACTTTAGAGTTAACCTATCCAATCAATAATTCTTGGCAAGTTAGAGGTGCACTGTCTTCAGGTATGGATATGAGTGAAACAGCAACAACGGATATTGAATACAAAGTTAAAACAAAAAATGGTATTAACCGATTGGCTTTAGATTACCATCCTTTTGAAAACAGTTTTTTTCTCTCTGCAGGCTATGCAGTTAATAATTTTAATGTTGCTGCTGATGCACAAAAGAATGGTTCAGATATTACGATTGGTGATACCACTTATAGTGGTAATGTGACACTGAACGGTACGTTAGACTGGAATAATGCACCTAGTCTGAGTTTAGGGTGGGGGAACTCTCCAGAAAAAGGCTGGGGTGGTTTAATTGAGTTGGGAGCCATCTTTACCGGTACTACAAATGTTAATATTATAGGTACAGGTACATTGAACGGAAATGATGTTTCTACTGATCCTTCAATTCAAGCAGAGATCGCTAAAGAAGAGAAAAAAGTACAGGATAAACTGTCTGAATATGATTTTCTACCGATATTACAAGCTGGTGTGACTTACCGTTTTTAAGTAATTTTGAAATAGCATTCTTCAATAGAATGGCTTGTTTATAATGAATAAAAGCACCCAAATGGGTGCTTTTTTGTGGGTGCTTTTTTATTTAACTACGGTTTGTAATTGTTTACTAACATTACTACCTGTCCATGGGTGGAGATTCCATGCCATTCATTTTTTTGGTTAACAAAAGTTCCCACCACATTGTTTTCACCTGATGTAATATCTACCAGGCCTGTTAAATAACCTGCATTAGGACATCGCATCAAATTTATGATGGTTTTTATGATCGGCTTTTTCCATGGTTTTGAGTTGAGTTAAAAAAACAGATATTTTTCGTTCATTCACTTTAATACGCATATAATCAGTCAATTACTTTCTAAATGAACTTGGAATTCTTATGACAAATTTTTCTGATTGTGTTGTTCTATTTGATGACCAAAATTTAGAGCTATTTGAAAGTTCTGTAATCCCTCATCTAGATAAAAACTGGGCTACTTTGCCTTTTACGTCTATTAATGAATTATCTTTGCCAGATAATGCGAATATTTTATTTTGGTTAGGCGATTTAGCTTTATATGACTTGATTCCCTTTGCGGTTGAAAAGAGTTGGACAGTTGGCTTTTTACCTCATCCAGATTTAAACCGGTTTTATCGTACCTTTCCGGTTTCTAAAAAAATTGAGGAAGTATTAGAGGATATAAAAACCACAAAAGAGCCTGTTACAAGCGATTTATTATTTTGTAATAATCACCTTGTTTTAGGTTCGGTTATGTTGGGTAACCCAACCATAATGCGACCCGCTTCTAATATAGATAATAGTATTTGGAGCAAGCTTAAATACTTAACAGTCATGACTTTTAATTTGAGTAAGGTGAGTCTTTCACCTTTTAAACTTCAAACAGAAAAAGGTTCAATAGTTAACACGGCAGCATTGGGAATTACCTTCGTATATCGTCCAAGTGGAAGTGACTTTACTAAAAGAGTGATTGGTGAAACTGAAATAGATCAATCTACATTAAATGCTATTGTTTTAGCACCAAGAAGCATTTCAGAAGTGGTTCGTTTTCTCTTTTCACGTTTATTTCCGTATAAAGAGGGCACACAGAGTCTAGCCAATTATATTGGCCATATTACAACGCGTACAATTCATGTTTCAGCACCTCAACCTCTATCCTTTACTATTGATGCGGTTCCTTATACGGATGATAAATTAGATATTTCCGTACAAGCCGATGCACTTAAGGTTATGAGTCAAAAACTCCCGAATAAAGAGGCGGCCAAAGAGATTAAAGAGTCTATTTGTGTCTCTACTTTACCTAAAGGGCAAGCTGTTAAAGAGCTTAGTGACCGTTCATTACCTTGGATTCATCACGTTGATCATGAAGAGGTAAAAGAGACTTTTGTTAATCTAAAAGAGAGTGCTCAAATTACCGAGTCATATTTGGTATTAATGGTACTTTCAACCCTTCTTGCTACGGTTGGCTTGTTTGCCAATTCAGCACCTGTCATTATTGGTGCTATGATTTTAGCCCCTCTCATGGCACCCATTATTTCTTTATCTATGGGGGTGCTTCGCCAAAATGTTGATTTTATATTAACCAGTGTTAAAACCCTTCTTGTTGGGATTTTTCTGGCCCTTATTTTTGGTATTTTGCTCACTCTCATTACACCTTTACAAGTCGTTACTACAGAGATTGCTGCACGTTTGAGCCCTACCATTTTAGATTTAGCGGTTGCTGTGATTTCTGGTATTGCAGGTGCTTATGCGAGTGCTCGTTCAGAGGTGGCAAAAAGCTTAGCGGGAGTCGCTATTGCTGTGGCATTAGTTCCTCCATTAGCGGTTTCAGGTATTGGTATTGGTTGGCTTGATTGGCATACATTTTCAGCTGCTTTTTTATTATTTATTACTAACTTAGTGGGAATTGTTTTAGCTTCGACCATCACGTTTTTGGTGATGGGATTTAGTCCGTTTCATTTAGCTAAAAAAGGGGTTGCTTACGCATTAGGATTTGTACTATTAGTGAGTATTCCTTTGAATTTTTCATTTGCAAAATTAGTGGATAAACAACATGTTATTTCTGAACTTGAGGGTTGGAATTTTGGAGAAATACAGGTTAGAGATGTGCAAATTCGAGAATTGTCACCGTTATACCTTTCAGCTACCTTGTTGTCTGATAAAGGGATTAATTCTGAGCAAGTAGATAAGGTTAAGGCAGAGATTGAGAAAAGGTTAAACCGAAAAATTAAATTAGAAGCTAAGGTTGCGATTTTGCGTTAAGCAAAGTTTTTAGATTAACAAGTTGCTCAAATTCTCCATAGTGACAGCACAAAATAAATACCCTGGAACTAATCTAATAGACATAAAAAAACCCGCTAAAAGAGCGGGTTTTTAATGCCATATGCAAAAGCTTAATAATTAAGCATTTGCCATTGCAGCACGTTTTTTAGCAATTAGATTTTGAATGATTGGTGTCATCATTAAATCCATTGCTTGAACCATATGTGAACCGCTACAAACTAACGTTTCTGCATTCTGTAAGAAAGCACCTTCAATTTGGTCTTTAACGGCTTCTAGATCAACATCTTGGTGACGAACGTGACAGATGATTAAAGAATCTTCTGGTGCTGGTCCCATTGGTGCATCTGGAGACATGGTTGAGAATGGATCAGACGTATCAATTAACGGTACACGGTGGAAATTGATGTGAGTACGGTGGAACTGAGGAACGATTGTCTCAATATAGTCAGGCATACGCTCAAGAATGGTGTCACGTACCTGTTGAACTGAATATGGACGTTCTGCTGTATCACGGTAGATTTTTTGCATCCACTCGATGTTGATAGATGGTGCTACACCAATCCCTAAATCAACATACTGTGCTACGTTGTGCATACCTTCTTCAGGACCGTGATCCATACGTTTAACCATTCCGTGAAGACCTTCATAGAAAAGTACATCCGTACCTTCAGGAATTGGCTCCCAAGGAGTAAACTCACCAGATTGGTAGTTAGTACCACCTAAACGTGCATTATGTTCAGCTGCTTCTTCATCGCTGTGAATATAGTAACGACGCTTACCTGTAGCCGTTTCTTTATACTCTTTAAAAAGAGCTTCTAGTTCGGCAAATTCGTTAGCAGCTTCTGCAAAGTGAGTTAATGTTGGACCACCGTTTGCTTTTGATTCAGCGACTTTTTCTTTCATTTCAGCACGGCTGTACTTGTGATAGCTGTCACCTTCAACAATAGCAACGTTTAGGTTTTCGCGATCAAAAATCTTTTCTACAGCACGTTTAACAAAAGAAGTACCTGCTCCAGATGAACCAGTTACGGTAACGATAGGGTGTTGTACTGACATGAACTGTCTCCTAATTTAATAAAATTACCAGGCCTGGTAATTCTGTGTTTTACTTTATAAATTCTTTATAGCTTTAGACTTGTGCGGCATATTAGAAACCAAAAGCGGTTTTTTTTCAAAAATAAATCACTTTTGGTTTCTAAGGTTTTGCCTTAAAAGAGCTTTTTACACGTCTAAGTTTTCTACTTGTAATGCATTTGACTCAATGAAATCACGACGTGGTTCAACTTCATCCCCCATTAAGGTAGTAAAGACTTGGTCAGCAATCATGGCATCACGTACAGTAACTTGTAAGAGACGGCGGGCCTCTGCATTCATGGTCGTTTCCCAAAGTTGTTCTGGGTTCATCTCCCCCAAACCTTTGTATCGCTGAATATTCTGACCACGTTTGGCTTCATTAAATAACCAATCAACGGCTTCATTGAAAGTAGCAACTGATTGTGTTTTTTCACCACGTTGAATATAAGCGGTATTAGTTAACAGGCCTTGTAAGGCTTTACCAAGCTCTACAATTTGTGCGTAATCTTTAGAAGTAAAGAATTCAGCATCAAATATCTGTGTGCTTAAGGTTCCGTGTTCACGTTGATGTAAACGAATTTGGAACTTACCTTTGCTTTCCATATCTGTGGCAGGTTCACTGCTTAGTTGGTAATCAACTTTATTCAGTTCACCACTGGCTTTAATATGTGGAAGAAGTTCGTTAATCCAGGCTTCTAAAGCACTTGAGTCATTTAAAGTATCTAGGTTGATTTCTGGATAATCCACCAACATATTTAAGAAAACGGGGTTATAACGACGAGCTAAACGGTCTATAACATGTTTCGTTTTAAAGTACTCTTTAGATAAGGTTTCTAACGCTACGCCACTAATGGCAGGAGCACCTTGAGCGGTAAATAAAGAGGAGCCATCAATGGCATTCTGTAATAAGTAGCTTTCAAGCTCTCTGTCATCTTTTAGATAAGTTTCTTGCTTACCTTTTTTCACTTTATATAAAGGTGGCTGAGCAATGTAGATATAGCCTTTCTCGACCAATTCTGGATACTGGCGGTAGAAGAACGTTAACAGTAAAGTACGAATGTGTGAACCATCCACGTCGGCATCCGTCATGATAATAATACGGTGATAACGTAGTTTATCGATATTGTACTCATCGGCACCAATGCCACAGCCTAAAGCCGTGATTAAGGTCCCAACTTCTGCTGAAGCCAGCATTTTGTCAAAACGGGCTTTTTCAACGTTAAGGATTTTACCTTTAAGAGGCAAAATCGCTTGAGTTCGACGGTCTCGGCCTTGTTTAGCCGATCCACCAGCGGAGTCACCCTCCACCAAGTATAGTTCTGAAAGAGCAGGGTCTTTTTCTTGGCAGTCAGCCAGTTTACCAGGTAAACCAGCAATATCTAAAGCCCCTTTACGGCGAGTCATTTCGCGAGCTTTACGAGCCGCTTCACGGGCACGAGCGGCATCCATGATTTTTGAGAAAACGGCTAAAGCATCTTTAGGGTTTTCAAGTAAGAACTCTGCTAATTTTTCATTCATTGCTGTTTCAACAGCAGATTTCACTTCTGAAGAAACTAATTTATCTTTAGTCTGTGATGAGAATTTTGGATCAGGCACTTTAACCGAGATAACCGCTGCCAAACCTTCACGAGCATCATCACCAGAAACGTTCATTTTATATTTTTTGGTTAAGCCTTCAGATTCAGCATAACTATTTAAAGTACGTGTTAACGCCGCTCTAAAACCAGATAAGTGGGTACCACCATCACGCTGAGGAATATTGTTGGTAAAACAAAAAATCGATTCTTGGTAAGATTCTGACCACTGCATTGCTACTTCAACAGTAATGTCGTCTTTTACGGTAGAGAAATAGAAAGCTTTTTCATGAATCAGGGTTTTATTAGTATTGATGTAGTCAACAAAGGCCTTGATACCGCCTTCAAATTGAAACACCTCATGGCGGTCATCACGTTTATCAATTAATTCAATGTGAACACCAGAGTTTAAGAAAGAAAGCTCTCTTAATCGCTTTAACAAGTAATCAAAATTAAAATCAGTGACATTGGTAAATGTCTCTTTACTTGGTAAAAAGCGGATTTCGGTTCCCGTTTCTGTGGTTTCGCCAACCGATTCCATAGGAGCATCTGGTACACCGTGGGTGTAAGATTGCTTCCAAATATGACCTTCACGCTTGATAGTTAAATCCAGTTTAGATGATAAAGCGTTTACAACCGAAACACCTACCCCGTGTAGACCACCAGAGACTTTGTAGGAGTTATCATCAAACTTACCACCAGCATGAAGTACCGTCATAATAACTTCAGCTGCCGATACACCTTCTTCTTCATGTATACCAACAGGGATACCACGACCGTTATCGGTAACGGAGACGGAACCATCCGTGTGGATAGTGACAACAACTTTGTCACAGTGACCAGCTAAGGCTTCATCGATACCATTATCAACAACTTCAAAAACCATGTGGTGGAGACCAGTACCATCATCGGTGTCACCAATGTACATACCAGGACGTTTACGGACTGCATCAAGGCCTTTTAATACCTTGATGGAGGAGGAATCGTATTGCGTTTCTTCAGACATAAAACTCGATTTCTTTTATGGAGGTTTTGGGTCTATTTCAACTCAAAATCTCGGGTTATTTTTATAATCAAAATATTTGGTCAATTTTACCATAAAGCTTTATTAAATGCATGGTCTTAGTGCTTGCTATATTTTCCTTTATAATCAAGTAGTTACAGGTAAAAATTTTGGGTGTTTTTATTTTTAATTATGGCTCTTAATATTGCAGATAATTTAATACCCTTATTGATTCAATTTAAATCAATTTAATATTGCCTGAATTACAGTAATAAGTTGATATATATCAATAGGATATGTGGGTTTATATCGCGTGTGGTATCGGTTGATAAAATTTTGAGTTAGAATTAAGCAGTTGTAACACAATTGCTTTGCAACACAGCATTTTTAATTCTTAAAATTAAGGAGTTTGTTATGAGCATATCACTTAGTAGATGGGAACCATTTAAAGAATTAAAGGAAATGGAAGAACGTTTTAATAAGTTGTTTCCCAAAGCATCGGAATTGGAATCAAGTTTGGTTGATTTTACACCGTCAGTAAATAGCAGAGAAGGTGACTACGCATATCATGTTGAAGTGGATTTACCGGGTGTAAAGAAAAAAGATATTAAGGTTGAGGTTAAAGATAATCGTTTATTTATCTCTGGGGAAAGAAAAGAGAAAAAAGAGGTAAAAAAAGACGATTATCAAAGAATAGAAAGTAGTTATGGAAAGTTTGAAAGAAGCTTTATTCTTCCAGGTGGGATTGATAGTGAAAATGTAAAAGCGAGTTGTGAGGATGGCGTGTTAGAAGTTACCTTGCCAAAACTCGAAAAAATCAAAACTGGAAAACAAGTAAAAGTGACCTAAACTGATTTGAATGGAAAAATAAGGCCGCTGATGCGGCCTTTATTTTAGTTAGTCATCAATTAAATATTAAATTGATAATTAACCGAACATCCAGCTTGTTGGATTTGGAATAGGTTCTTTTTTACCAAGATATTTAAAGCCTACCACACAGCGAACAATGAGCCATATTGCGGTGAATATTAATACCAGAATCCCAATTGAAATAGAAAGTAATAACACGCCAATAACGCTATAAAGCAAACCAATCCAAAAAGTACGAATTTGGAACTGATAATGGGAGTCTAGGTAGTTACCATCGCCTTTATTGACATAAGCCATGATGAGTCCAACGATGGATGTTATTCCTATAATGAAACTAACTAGATATAAAACATAAACGATAGTTGGAATGGTAGTGCTAATTTCCGTTGTTGGTGTCGCTATAGACTTTTCTTGTTGAGTGTTTTCAACTTGGTCTGACATAAATATCCTTTTCTGATTATTTTTATTTTTTTAAATCTAGATAATTCTAACAAAAGAAGATAATTTCCTTATCAAAATAATTGTTTTTTATAGTAATAAAATTAATTACCAAGCCTTCATACCATCCTTGCGGGTTTCGGTACATTTAAAATCTGTTTTGGCTGGCGTTATTTAGATTGTATGAGACCATTATCAATAGACCAGGCCTGGTAATTCTCAGAATTAAGAATGGGAATTAGGTTTTCAGATGTGGTGGTAATGATGTGCTGTATATTTAAGATTTGCAGCAATTCAAGTAGCTTGGTTCTGTGTATCTCGTCTAACTCTGCCGGTAGGTCATCAATCAACATAATTACGGGTTCATTCACTATTTTTTCATGCAGGCTTGCTTGCGCCAGCAATAAGGCGCATACAAACAGCTTTTGTTGGCCACGAGATAAAATATTCATCGCTTCTTGGTTGTTAAATTTAAATCGAATATCCGCACGATGAGCACCATATTGGGTATGACCTACTTGCATATCTTTGGAAAAGTTACTTTGGTAAAGTGCCAACAAATCATCATTGCTCTTAGGCCAACCCGCTCTGTATTGACACACCACATCGGTTTCAATTTCAGGCATTAAGGCTTGGCAAAAGGTGATCAAGTAGGGTGTTAACTGATCTAGGTAGTCTTGGCGAATTACATCGATTTGTTGAGCGTTTTCTACTAGCGTTTGATCCCAAAGTTGAACCTGTTCTTTTGGCAGGTGTTTTTTAAGAGCATGATTACGCTGCTTTAAACCACGTTGATAATTTCGCCATAATGGCATAAAAGTTTCTGACTGATGAAAACAACCCCAATCCATAAATTGACGACGTGCTTTAGGCCCTTCTTCTAGCAATTTGTGGCTTTCTGGAGTGAGTAATTGAATAGGCAGCAGTTTAGCAATTGGACCATGCGATTTTACGGTTTCGCCATCAATTCTAAGTAAGGTGTTGTCCGTTGTTTTTTGAATACCAATTTTGTGTTTTTGGGTTAAGTCATGGCTTGAGACCGCTTCACAAAAGATGGTGGCCGAAGTTTGATTGTGCTGAATAAGGTGATGCGATTTCTGTGAACGAAAAGAACGCCCAGTAGCTAATAACCAAATGGCTTCAATAATTGCCGTTTTACCGGCGGCATTATTTCCAATTATCAAATTTAACCCAGAGCTCAGCTCAAAGTGAGCCGCTTCACAGTTACGAAAATGTTGAATGGAGATTTGAGCAAGTTGGGTCACCTTAATGTTTACCCCATTTATGGTGAGAAGGGTCATTTTTTAAACTTGCAGGTTCTTGATGAATCATAACATCAAGATCTGCAAATTTTGCTTTAAGGCGTTGTGTCACATTTTCTGTGATTTTATGGCTTTCTAAAAGTGTAAGGTTGTCATCTAACTCTAGATCAAACTGCACAAATTTATTTGGACCAGACTGGTAGCTACGTAAGTCATTCATGCCTCTAACATGAGAGGTGGTTAAGGTGATTTGTTTTATCTCTTCACGCATTGGTTTTGGTAGTTCATGATCCAGTAATTGATTTCCCGCTTCTATGGCGATTTGGATTGCAGAATAGAAAATCCATGCGGCAATTCCAAGTCCAAGTAGCGGATCTAACCATTCTATAGCACTTAACCATAAGCTAATAATGACCAATATGTTAGCAAGCACATCAGATAGATAATGCAATGAATCCGACTTTATAGCTGTAGATTGGGTTTTTTGGATCACATAACGCTGAAAACTCAATAGCCCTAAAGTGACCAGTAAAGAGATAATCATTACGATTAAACCTAGGTCAGGCGAGGTAATGGCGTGTGGGTAAATAAAGCGTTCTATGGAGAAGATAATTAAATAAATTGCAGAGCCGGCAATAAATATACTTTGAGCAAGAGCCGCCAAAGGTTCTGCATTACCATGACCAAAGCGATGTTCTCTATCTGCGGGAGTTTGGGCAATTTGTACTGCAATTACGATCATGATTGAGGCGGCAATATCAATTGCAGAATCAAGAAGTGAAGCTAATATACTGACTGAACTTGTGTACCACCAAGCATAAAATTTTAGTAGTAAAAGCAAACTAGCAATCACTACAGAAGCATAAGTTGCGATTCTGACAAGACGAGCTTTATTCATAAAATATCTGCATGAGTGTAGGCAAAACTAAAGTCTAATACAATTTAATTGAACAAGTCTAAAAAGAAAATCTTGATAAGGTGTGTGGTCAGTAAATAGTTAAGAATTTGCAAGAATTAGTTTGGAGGCTAGAACGAGATTAGTTTGTTCAGAGCGAAGGTCAGTTCAAGGCAGAAAAAGTGAATGTACAATGAGTACATGAACGTTTCTAACGAAGAAATGGCCTACGCTATGGGCAAAATAATCCGCTTCTAGAGGCGCATTGGCATAATTACATGCTGACAATGACATGCGTCAGTTGTGGTTTCAATCAAACAACTGCTATTGGCATCTTTCATTAACAAAGTGACACAATCTTCATGCATTGAGTTAAGTACATCTAAAATATAGTTAACGTTAAAACCAACTTCCATCTCGGTACCCGTGTAGTCAATCGCCATGTCTTCATGTGATTCATCTTGTTCACTATTAGAAGCATTTACCGCAAGTAGGTTATTGCTTAACACTAAACGAATCCCTTTAAATTTGTCATTAGACAAAATTGAAGCACGTTGTAATAGGCTACGTAATAACTCACGATCAGTTTGCACTAATTGATCATTATGTTGTGGAATCACTCGGCGGAAATCTGGGAAACGACCATCAACCAATTTACAAGTAAACACGGTCTCTTCAAACTGAACAGTTAAATAGTTTTTAGCCAATGCAAACTCAATTAATGCATCGTCATCACCAATTAATTTAGACAGTTCTAACACGCCTTTTCTTGGCAAAATAGCTTGAGTTGGCGTTAAACCGTCAATCGCTAATTCGGTTGAACAGGTTGATAAACGGTGACCATCTGTGGCAACAACACGTAACGTTTGGTTACTAATATCAAATAGCATACCGTTTAAGTAAAAGCGAACATCTTGGCTTGCCATGGCAAAGCTTGAGTGTTGAATTAACTGCTTTAACTGGTGCTGAGACAGCGAAAAAGACATATCGGCTTGAGTTAAGTCAATAGTTGGGAAGTCTTCAGCCGGCAAAGTAGAAAGTTTAAAACGTGAACGACCAGCAGATAAGTTACAACGAGATTCATCAAAGTCTAAAACAATGGTGAGCCCATCAGGTAAAGAACGCACAATATTAATCAGCTTCATTGCTGGCAGAGTAATGGCAAACTGACTGACTTCAGAAGATTCAAGCTCAGTTTGAGCACGAGTTTCAATCTCTAAATCGGATGCGGTAACAGTCAAGGTGTTTTCTGAAACTTGAAATAAAACATTGCCTAAAATAGGCATGGTCTGACGCTTTTCAACGACACCGCCTACGGTTTGCAAAACTTTTAAAAGATTTTCACGAGTTAAAGTGATTTTCATGCCAAGTGCCTTTTTGAGTCCTAGTTGGTAATGATACGAATTAAACTATTAAAATCTTCATCAATATGATGATCTGTTTCACGCAATTCTTTCACTTTGCGAACCGCATGTAATACTGTTGTATGGTCTCTGCCACCAAAGGCATCGCCAATTTCTGGCAAGCTGTGATTGGTAAGCTCTTTTGCAATTCCCATGGCTATTTGTCTTGGACGAGCTACATTTCGAGAACGACGTTTTGACAAAATATCTGCTACACGGATTTTATAATAATCAGCGACCGTTTTTTGAATGTTATCAAGAGTAACCATTTTTTGTTGTAATGCCAACAAATCTTTCAGGGCTTCTTTAACCACATCAACCGTTAATGCTTGTTGGGTAAATTGAGAATAGGCACCAACACGTTTTAATGCACCCTCTAAATCACGCACATTACCACGTAAACGTTTAGCAATAAAGAATGCCACTTCATCAGGTAAAGCTACGCCAAATTCTGAGGCTTTCTTTAATAAGATGGCGACTCGCATTTCAAATTCTGGTGGTTCAACCGCAATGGTTAAGCCCCAGCCAAAACGAGATTTAAGACGGTCTTCTAAACCATCTACTTCTTTTGGAAAGCGGTCACTGGTCAAGATAACCTGTTTATTGCCCTCTAATAAAGTATTAAAGGTATGAAAAAACTCTTCTTGAGATTGATCTTTATTGGCAAAAAATTGAATATCATCGATTAATAAAGCATCTAAAGAGCGGTAGAAACGTTTAAATTCGTCAATTTTATTATGACGCAGTGCGTTAACCATGTCGGCAACAAAACGTTCTGAATGCAAATAAACCACTCGTGCATTAGGCTTGTCTTTCATTAACTGATTACCGATAGCATGCATTAAGTGAGTTTTACCTAACCCCACACCACCATAGATAAAGAAAGGATTGTAGCTACCACCAGGGTTCTCTGCTACTTGGCGAGCTGCTGCTGCTGCCAACTGGTTAGCTTTACCTTCAACAAAGGTTTCAAAGGTAAAACTGGTGTTTAGGTTGTGCTTAATGCCCGTTTTATTGGTTGTTGATTTGGCAGTATCTTGATCTGGTTTGCTATCAGCTTTTGCTTTATTTTGTAAAGCTTGCGGAACGGTTGGCTCAGGTTCTTCAATAGTTTCAAGAGCATAATCGCCAATTTCTAGATGTACTTCAGGTGTATTGGTTGGAGCTGCAATTGCAACCGCTTGGCGAATGTTGTCCATTAGTTTTTTGTTGACCCAATCCAAAATAAAGGTAGAGGGTGCTAATAAACGAATAACGGACTCTTCTTCAATAGCTTGTAATGGACGAATCCAGGTGTGAAATTGCTGATCATTTAGGTCGTTTTCTAAGTGTTTAAGACTTTGGGTCCAAAGTGATGACAAAGTTGTATCCTCAAAAGTATCTAATGAAAATTTTGTAATCAGCACAGAGCTTTGTTACAAAACCTTCAAAACACCGTTTTTTACCTAGAAACGACTTTGCTCTGCAGGTAAACGCGGTTAAATAGGGTTGTTTAGTATTTTTTGATTATTTTTTAGAGCCCGTTTCAAGATTTTTATTATTGTTTTACTATATAAAACGGCAAAGCGATAATGGCAAGATAAGGTGTTAAAGAGGTAATTCTTTACATTAAACCTTGCAAAATTATTCGTAATCTTTTCAATAAAATTAGTATACCTGTGAATAACTTTAAAACAAGGTTTTTTTCTGTGGATAACTCTGGGTATAAACCATGTGGATAACTTGAATTAGTAGTAGGTTAACTCTATGTAATAAAAACTTTTTTTACGGTTATACACTTGGCGTAAAAAATAGCATTTTAATTGCTAAAATTATTAAGAAAACGCCAAACATGCGTTTGAGTAGTTTGACAGGAAGTTGGTGCGAAAATTTAGCCCCAATAGGTGCAGTAAAGTAGCTTGCTAAAACAATACCAAAAAAGGCTGGCCAATAGATATAGCCAGTAGCATAAGCGGGTAAATTCTCAGCATCTAACCCGGCAAAAAGATAACCAATGGTGCCAGCAATGGCAACCGGTAGGCTAACGGCGGTAGAGGTTGCAATCGCCTTGTGCATAGAGATATTGTTCCAAGTTAAATATGGCGTGGTTAAGGTACCACCGCCTATACCTATTAATGACGAAAATCCA
Encoded here:
- the recF gene encoding DNA replication/repair protein RecF (All proteins in this family for which functions are known are DNA-binding proteins that assist the filamentation of RecA onto DNA for the initiation of recombination or recombinational repair.); this encodes MTLLTINGVNIKVTQLAQISIQHFRNCEAAHFELSSGLNLIIGNNAAGKTAIIEAIWLLATGRSFRSQKSHHLIQHNQTSATIFCEAVSSHDLTQKHKIGIQKTTDNTLLRIDGETVKSHGPIAKLLPIQLLTPESHKLLEEGPKARRQFMDWGCFHQSETFMPLWRNYQRGLKQRNHALKKHLPKEQVQLWDQTLVENAQQIDVIRQDYLDQLTPYLITFCQALMPEIETDVVCQYRAGWPKSNDDLLALYQSNFSKDMQVGHTQYGAHRADIRFKFNNQEAMNILSRGQQKLFVCALLLAQASLHEKIVNEPVIMLIDDLPAELDEIHRTKLLELLQILNIQHIITTTSENLIPILNSENYQAWSIDNGLIQSK
- a CDS encoding cation diffusion facilitator family transporter, coding for MNKARLVRIATYASVVIASLLLLLKFYAWWYTSSVSILASLLDSAIDIAASIMIVIAVQIAQTPADREHRFGHGNAEPLAALAQSIFIAGSAIYLIIFSIERFIYPHAITSPDLGLIVMIISLLVTLGLLSFQRYVIQKTQSTAIKSDSLHYLSDVLANILVIISLWLSAIEWLDPLLGLGIAAWIFYSAIQIAIEAGNQLLDHELPKPMREEIKQITLTTSHVRGMNDLRSYQSGPNKFVQFDLELDDNLTLLESHKITENVTQRLKAKFADLDVMIHQEPASLKNDPSHHKWGKH
- the dnaN gene encoding DNA polymerase III subunit beta — protein: MKITLTRENLLKVLQTVGGVVEKRQTMPILGNVLFQVSENTLTVTASDLEIETRAQTELESSEVSQFAITLPAMKLINIVRSLPDGLTIVLDFDESRCNLSAGRSRFKLSTLPAEDFPTIDLTQADMSFSLSQHQLKQLIQHSSFAMASQDVRFYLNGMLFDISNQTLRVVATDGHRLSTCSTELAIDGLTPTQAILPRKGVLELSKLIGDDDALIEFALAKNYLTVQFEETVFTCKLVDGRFPDFRRVIPQHNDQLVQTDRELLRSLLQRASILSNDKFKGIRLVLSNNLLAVNASNSEQDESHEDMAIDYTGTEMEVGFNVNYILDVLNSMHEDCVTLLMKDANSSCLIETTTDACHCQHVIMPMRL
- the dnaA gene encoding chromosomal replication initiator protein DnaA → MSSLWTQSLKHLENDLNDQQFHTWIRPLQAIEEESVIRLLAPSTFILDWVNKKLMDNIRQAVAIAAPTNTPEVHLEIGDYALETIEEPEPTVPQALQNKAKADSKPDQDTAKSTTNKTGIKHNLNTSFTFETFVEGKANQLAAAAARQVAENPGGSYNPFFIYGGVGLGKTHLMHAIGNQLMKDKPNARVVYLHSERFVADMVNALRHNKIDEFKRFYRSLDALLIDDIQFFANKDQSQEEFFHTFNTLLEGNKQVILTSDRFPKEVDGLEDRLKSRFGWGLTIAVEPPEFEMRVAILLKKASEFGVALPDEVAFFIAKRLRGNVRDLEGALKRVGAYSQFTQQALTVDVVKEALKDLLALQQKMVTLDNIQKTVADYYKIRVADILSKRRSRNVARPRQIAMGIAKELTNHSLPEIGDAFGGRDHTTVLHAVRKVKELRETDHHIDEDFNSLIRIITN